In Planctomycetaceae bacterium, a genomic segment contains:
- a CDS encoding GGDEF domain-containing protein has protein sequence MQYNEAKLTVGLESAGRNCVVTAQTRLAEIMEAAPDLEDYLLVEDECGNPIGIVAQEDLRSRLKSATPLERRRWLDMPVESTLSNRMHMPIPAGFITGTSKTSSPNELNHECTAIMHDRKLVGLATDEDFFISWRSVEASLKHAMDDAITRLPNRAAFDRHLVLECRRARQTGHSVAVILFDVDHFKEVNDRFGHAAGDAILRAIAEALRSSLRSYDLVARFGGDEFAAICSGCRPGEIDETLKRIGRKLQDLRSNISLPCPSPTLSIGACVAHDENALSAPDRLPEEADKCLYLAKRNGRNQAYATELGVEFSC, from the coding sequence ATGCAATACAACGAAGCAAAATTAACGGTTGGCCTCGAATCGGCCGGACGCAACTGTGTTGTCACCGCCCAGACTCGTCTCGCGGAGATTATGGAAGCAGCGCCGGATCTGGAGGACTACCTCCTCGTGGAAGATGAATGTGGCAATCCCATTGGAATTGTCGCACAGGAAGATCTCCGGTCACGATTGAAGTCTGCCACACCTTTAGAGAGACGGCGGTGGCTGGACATGCCCGTCGAATCAACTCTGAGCAACCGAATGCACATGCCGATTCCGGCAGGGTTCATCACGGGAACATCAAAAACGTCATCGCCGAACGAACTGAACCACGAATGCACGGCTATCATGCATGACAGGAAGCTTGTCGGGCTGGCAACCGATGAAGACTTCTTTATCAGCTGGCGTTCAGTGGAGGCATCGCTCAAACATGCAATGGATGACGCTATCACTCGCCTGCCGAACAGGGCGGCTTTTGATCGTCATCTTGTACTGGAATGTCGCAGAGCTAGGCAAACGGGCCATTCCGTTGCAGTGATCCTGTTTGACGTTGACCATTTCAAGGAAGTCAACGACCGATTCGGGCATGCAGCCGGAGACGCAATTCTGCGGGCGATCGCTGAAGCACTGAGATCGTCTCTGCGATCATACGATTTGGTCGCTCGATTCGGCGGAGATGAATTTGCCGCGATTTGCAGCGGATGTCGCCCCGGTGAAATTGATGAGACGCTCAAACGAATTGGCAGGAAACTGCAGGATCTACGATCAAACATCTCCTTGCCTTGCCCGTCACCCACCCTGTCGATTGGAGCATGTGTGGCTCACGACGAAAACGCACTCTCCGCTCCTGACCGCCTGCCAGAGGAAGCAGACAAGTGTTTGTATCTGGCAAAGCGAAATGGTCGCAATCAGGCTTACGCCACAGAACTGGGTGTAGAGTTCTCCTGTTAG
- a CDS encoding thioredoxin family protein, whose amino-acid sequence MVKTASTMLPLGTIAPDFSLINVDGATVTRSQFVGKPLLVIFMCNHCPFVVHLRSALKTFTDEFLARGLAVVGISSNDVAAYPQDGPEKMKEEAAQAGYTFPYLFDGDQAAAKAYRAACTPDFFLFDSDHALVYRGQFDSSRPGNGLPVDGADLRAACEAVLSGGRVSYDQMPSIGCNIKWIAGQEPDYFTGVSAG is encoded by the coding sequence ATGGTCAAAACCGCTTCAACAATGCTTCCACTGGGGACGATTGCTCCAGACTTTTCTCTGATAAACGTTGATGGCGCAACAGTCACTCGTTCCCAGTTTGTCGGGAAGCCATTGCTCGTAATCTTTATGTGCAACCACTGTCCTTTCGTTGTCCACCTTCGCTCCGCCCTGAAAACGTTCACCGACGAGTTTCTGGCTCGAGGGCTCGCCGTTGTCGGAATAAGCAGCAACGATGTCGCAGCTTATCCGCAGGATGGCCCGGAGAAGATGAAGGAAGAGGCCGCGCAGGCCGGCTACACATTCCCTTACCTGTTTGATGGGGATCAAGCTGCCGCGAAGGCTTACCGAGCGGCATGTACGCCGGACTTTTTTCTGTTTGATAGCGACCATGCGCTCGTTTATCGCGGTCAATTCGATTCCAGCCGGCCTGGCAATGGTCTTCCCGTCGATGGCGCTGATCTCCGGGCAGCTTGTGAGGCAGTTCTGTCCGGGGGGAGAGTGTCGTATGATCAAATGCCGAGTATCGGATGTAACATCAAATGGATTGCGGGCCAGGAGCCCGATTACTTCACCGGTGTTTCTGCCGGATAG
- a CDS encoding pyridoxine 5'-phosphate synthase encodes MPLLGVNIDHVATVRQARRTNEPDPVHAAVLAEMGGADGITLHLREDRRHIQDRDVRVIRQMLRVKLNLEMAVSEEITDIAVEVRPEQATLVPEKREEITTEGGLDVRANRVRIENCILRLHDAGIETSLFIDPDVTQVELAAQLGVRAVELHTGAYAEARTIAEQDDEFDKLVEAGQFALAQGLLLNMGHGLTYRNVRRIAEINGLHELNIGHSIVSHAMMVGLERAVREMKKLLTV; translated from the coding sequence ATGCCATTACTTGGCGTTAACATTGATCACGTTGCGACTGTCCGGCAGGCCCGGAGAACCAACGAACCGGATCCCGTTCATGCGGCAGTGCTGGCAGAAATGGGAGGCGCGGACGGGATCACGCTTCATTTAAGGGAAGACCGCAGACATATCCAGGATCGTGATGTACGCGTCATTCGCCAGATGCTTCGTGTGAAGCTGAATCTGGAAATGGCTGTGTCTGAGGAAATTACAGATATTGCAGTGGAGGTTCGGCCAGAGCAGGCGACGCTGGTGCCGGAAAAACGCGAGGAGATTACGACGGAGGGCGGCCTCGACGTTCGCGCGAATCGTGTTCGAATCGAGAACTGCATTCTACGATTGCATGATGCCGGGATTGAAACCAGTTTGTTCATCGATCCGGATGTCACTCAGGTGGAACTCGCCGCTCAACTGGGCGTGCGTGCCGTGGAGCTGCATACCGGTGCCTATGCCGAAGCAAGGACGATTGCAGAGCAGGATGATGAGTTTGACAAACTGGTGGAAGCGGGGCAATTCGCTCTGGCGCAGGGGCTATTGCTGAACATGGGGCACGGTTTGACGTATCGCAATGTACGGAGAATTGCCGAAATCAACGGCCTTCATGAACTGAACATCGGGCATTCCATTGTGTCGCATGCCATGATGGTCGGTCTCGAAAGAGCCGTTCGTGAAATGAAAAAGTTACTGACTGTCTGA
- the tpx gene encoding thiol peroxidase has product MSNVRSGAVTLKGNPVDLAGSALSAGSAAPEFSLQDNGLSEVTLAQSGGKTRIIATVPSLDTAVCHAETKKFNDQAASLPNVEVLVVSMDLPFGQKRWCGAEGVSNIKTLSAHRCTKFGEDYGVLIKGGPLDRCLARAIFVIDADGNLKHVEYVSEIAEHPNYDAALAAC; this is encoded by the coding sequence ATGAGTAACGTTCGCTCGGGTGCCGTCACCCTTAAAGGAAACCCTGTCGATCTGGCTGGAAGTGCCCTGAGTGCAGGGTCCGCTGCACCGGAGTTTTCACTTCAGGATAATGGCCTGTCAGAAGTCACTCTGGCACAGAGCGGTGGAAAGACACGCATCATTGCCACCGTGCCATCGCTCGATACGGCCGTGTGCCACGCGGAAACCAAGAAATTCAACGATCAGGCAGCAAGCCTTCCCAATGTCGAAGTGCTGGTGGTCAGCATGGACTTGCCGTTCGGCCAGAAGCGATGGTGCGGTGCTGAAGGCGTATCCAACATCAAGACCCTGTCGGCCCACCGCTGCACAAAGTTTGGCGAAGACTACGGGGTACTCATCAAAGGTGGCCCGCTCGACAGATGCCTCGCTCGTGCTATTTTTGTAATCGATGCTGACGGCAATCTTAAGCACGTCGAATACGTCAGCGAAATTGCTGAACATCCGAATTATGATGCCGCTCTGGCAGCCTGCTGA
- a CDS encoding HlyD family efflux transporter periplasmic adaptor subunit, whose amino-acid sequence MNGPSNSTAFNHEYAGQVGAAERAAFRFHHRTDSPQAATNQVEGSGRPPEESESAALKPTLQRPRGRMLIAILMLAACASGVLTVWDNLFRYKAYGVVTGRIIDVATPIDGILESVHVREGQVVHQNTLLAKVSDLEYEQKLERIADELRIVEATLTAEMARIKWQSHVDETEMTRAIAEFHEATGTIHKEHGTLEILRDQLERTRIEREQRATTASDLIEKTIEERSHAEKLESLHESLTVLKERAQRAEETPRLGTEQIEPISAKADSLLNEIDRIREWMAQGMLKAPVNGIVLRRHHPAGECIKSHEQIFSVLEEGTVEIELFVHQDISDTFEVGDRVNLNIEPFKSPVECEVIAIGSEHRRPPEHIEIFYRSNVRLLPVKLRPTGPEANDARLRIGAVARLPHIGARG is encoded by the coding sequence ATGAACGGCCCGTCCAATTCAACCGCATTCAATCATGAATACGCAGGACAAGTCGGAGCAGCGGAACGTGCCGCGTTTCGCTTCCACCATCGTACCGACTCACCTCAGGCAGCCACCAACCAGGTCGAAGGTTCCGGCCGTCCCCCCGAAGAGTCCGAATCTGCGGCCCTCAAACCAACACTGCAACGCCCGCGAGGTCGAATGCTAATCGCCATTCTTATGCTCGCGGCCTGTGCATCGGGTGTCCTGACAGTCTGGGACAATCTCTTTCGCTACAAGGCCTACGGTGTTGTCACCGGAAGAATCATTGACGTCGCGACTCCCATCGATGGTATTCTTGAATCTGTCCATGTGCGAGAGGGACAGGTCGTCCACCAGAATACATTGCTGGCAAAAGTCTCAGACCTTGAATACGAACAGAAACTCGAACGCATTGCTGATGAACTCAGAATCGTCGAAGCCACTCTGACGGCCGAGATGGCTCGAATCAAATGGCAGTCTCATGTCGACGAAACCGAAATGACTCGCGCCATTGCGGAGTTTCATGAAGCAACAGGCACGATCCACAAGGAACATGGCACCCTTGAGATTCTGCGTGATCAGCTCGAACGGACACGGATCGAACGAGAACAGCGTGCCACAACGGCTTCGGACTTGATCGAAAAAACAATTGAAGAGCGATCGCACGCCGAGAAACTCGAATCACTCCACGAATCACTCACGGTGCTGAAGGAACGAGCACAACGTGCGGAAGAGACGCCACGTCTTGGTACGGAGCAAATTGAACCAATTTCTGCCAAAGCAGATTCATTGCTCAATGAAATCGATCGGATCAGAGAGTGGATGGCGCAGGGAATGCTCAAGGCACCGGTCAATGGCATAGTACTTCGTCGCCATCATCCAGCCGGTGAATGTATCAAATCTCATGAGCAAATCTTCTCCGTGCTCGAAGAGGGCACGGTCGAGATCGAACTCTTCGTACATCAGGACATTTCCGACACATTCGAAGTCGGAGATCGAGTCAACCTGAACATCGAACCCTTCAAGTCCCCGGTGGAGTGCGAAGTCATTGCGATCGGAAGCGAACATCGGCGTCCACCAGAACACATTGAGATCTTCTATCGATCAAACGTCCGGCTGCTGCCCGTGAAACTCAGACCAACGGGTCCTGAAGCAAACGACGCGAGACTCCGTATCGGTGCAGTCGCAAGACTTCCTCATATCGGAGCACGCGGCTAG
- a CDS encoding SO_0444 family Cu/Zn efflux transporter, with amino-acid sequence MSETLYRIASSAWGTWLELAPWLCVGLIFAGLMKALFPNHLVRRWLGGSGIVTTIKAALIGTPLPLCSCSVLPAAIQLHRSGASKSSTIAFLIATPENGADSLSMSWGLLGPAMTLVRLASALISSVTAGLLCSILDKSESSEVSASELSGQSNQEVPEAGACCHSELPTDKTQEKVLQPTSIPGTGLLAIIEPPAIPNRVLHANESQLTATDHTAAPVSKSCCATQPVEDHSGVLSATLAGIRYAFDRLLSDIAHWVFIGVLTAAIVQELVPANAFSTWGSGPWTMLAVLAISVPTYVCATASTPIGAAMLGAGLSPGTVLVFLLAGPASNFSSAGIVRRELGQRSMLAYLFGVIGITLALGLTVDWAFPGLGNQARQHVHTHESFIPHWIAVPIAAVLGMRMIWAIVIRQFRSMG; translated from the coding sequence ATGTCCGAAACACTCTACAGAATCGCCTCTTCTGCCTGGGGAACGTGGCTGGAGCTCGCGCCCTGGCTGTGCGTTGGATTGATCTTTGCCGGGCTGATGAAAGCCCTGTTTCCGAACCACCTTGTGCGAAGGTGGCTTGGGGGTTCAGGCATCGTGACGACGATTAAGGCCGCATTGATCGGGACACCACTCCCACTCTGTTCCTGCAGCGTGCTGCCAGCTGCCATCCAGCTCCATCGATCCGGCGCATCAAAAAGTTCCACCATCGCCTTCCTGATCGCTACACCGGAGAACGGAGCCGACTCACTTTCCATGTCGTGGGGACTGCTGGGACCGGCGATGACACTGGTCCGACTCGCGAGTGCACTGATCAGCTCCGTCACTGCCGGACTACTCTGCAGTATCCTGGACAAGAGCGAATCATCAGAGGTATCAGCGTCTGAGCTGTCAGGACAATCAAATCAGGAGGTGCCAGAGGCTGGAGCGTGCTGTCATTCGGAACTCCCGACAGACAAAACTCAGGAAAAGGTACTGCAACCGACTTCCATTCCCGGCACCGGTTTACTGGCGATCATTGAACCTCCGGCAATCCCGAACAGGGTTCTCCATGCGAACGAATCCCAACTCACCGCGACAGATCACACCGCAGCCCCGGTCAGTAAGTCCTGCTGTGCTACCCAACCCGTGGAAGACCACAGTGGGGTTCTGTCCGCCACGCTTGCCGGAATTCGGTACGCCTTCGATCGCCTTCTTTCGGACATCGCCCACTGGGTATTCATTGGCGTGCTGACTGCAGCCATTGTTCAGGAACTGGTTCCTGCGAATGCATTTTCAACCTGGGGCAGTGGTCCATGGACAATGCTTGCCGTGCTTGCCATCAGCGTTCCCACTTATGTCTGTGCAACGGCTTCTACTCCGATCGGTGCTGCCATGCTGGGCGCAGGGTTGAGCCCCGGAACCGTTCTTGTTTTCCTGCTGGCTGGTCCGGCAAGTAATTTTTCAAGTGCGGGAATCGTTCGGCGGGAACTCGGTCAACGATCCATGCTGGCCTACCTGTTCGGTGTGATCGGTATCACGCTGGCACTTGGACTGACCGTCGACTGGGCATTCCCCGGGCTTGGCAATCAGGCTCGGCAGCATGTCCACACTCACGAATCATTTATCCCGCACTGGATCGCTGTTCCCATCGCGGCCGTACTGGGCATGCGAATGATCTGGGCAATTGTGATTCGTCAATTTCGTTCCATGGGATGA
- a CDS encoding Hsp20/alpha crystallin family protein, whose protein sequence is MAVFRWGHNWDPFRDLEREMDRLLQGVSLTLHGVRFGRRFPQLNLMDVGDSYIVTAEIPGVDPQDLDITTASGVLTIRGTRVPPEEAREESFRRQERFQGPWQRAIQLPERVDEDQMAAEYSAGILRITLPKAPSAMPRQIKVTEE, encoded by the coding sequence ATGGCCGTGTTTCGCTGGGGACACAATTGGGATCCATTCCGGGATCTCGAACGAGAAATGGACCGACTCCTTCAGGGCGTGAGCCTGACGCTGCACGGCGTCCGTTTCGGGCGAAGGTTTCCGCAGCTGAATCTGATGGATGTCGGTGACTCCTACATTGTGACAGCTGAAATTCCAGGCGTTGACCCTCAGGATCTGGACATTACCACCGCATCAGGAGTGCTGACGATCCGTGGGACCCGAGTCCCGCCGGAAGAGGCCAGAGAGGAATCCTTTCGTCGGCAGGAGAGATTTCAGGGGCCGTGGCAACGTGCCATCCAGCTGCCTGAGCGAGTTGACGAAGATCAGATGGCGGCAGAATACTCTGCCGGCATTCTCCGGATAACCCTTCCCAAAGCGCCATCCGCAATGCCTCGCCAAATCAAGGTCACTGAAGAATGA
- a CDS encoding glycosyltransferase produces MLIEWANWVRSLRPDELVVVLGVLLLVDAPRYAYSAVLMAVWDLLKGIWRLDVPYHRSESFDYCPDVCVIIAGYNEGETIAKTMMSVWNRYPKIELVVIDDGSTDNMYEEARKCAAGRDGITVVRREERGGNRLR; encoded by the coding sequence ATGTTGATCGAATGGGCAAATTGGGTTCGCAGCTTGCGGCCGGACGAACTCGTTGTCGTTCTCGGCGTACTTCTGCTGGTCGATGCGCCACGGTATGCCTACAGTGCTGTCCTGATGGCGGTATGGGACTTGCTGAAAGGCATTTGGCGGCTCGACGTTCCGTACCATCGCTCGGAGAGTTTTGACTATTGCCCTGACGTTTGCGTCATTATTGCCGGCTACAACGAAGGGGAGACGATTGCGAAGACGATGATGTCCGTTTGGAACCGTTACCCAAAAATTGAGCTGGTGGTCATTGACGATGGCTCCACGGACAACATGTACGAAGAAGCAAGAAAATGCGCCGCAGGTCGAGATGGCATTACGGTGGTCCGGCGGGAAGAGAGAGGAGGAAATCGTCTGCGCTGA
- a CDS encoding response regulator, with product MKHFTSNATSILIIETDPVKREMIQRTLAESEASIAIASSTTDAVAIAESSSSLRLIICRMHGVNIDGLELTRYLRAQPRDNKLTILIVVPEELLNQAGEAIEAGADDVLIEPFEARELRMLTDFFPSRRHRRIDAAHAANNGCPEPAKDSLNAAHSPATTSFVRPFFDTQSMRYTFQASPDQIEAWLTDERVTQVTLDRIMTCPECNAAPTFRFGCSHCGSAMVTQDNLIHHYACGHVGPESQFVHGHSDISCPKCRHSGLVAGSDFELTAGVFRCNDCTRTVNALSLIGHCVCCNHRFDAKTATIVDVQGFYVHGIRPIHLRTDSSPETRQNCESGKAQTTSPRRVTV from the coding sequence ATGAAACATTTCACATCAAACGCAACGTCGATACTTATCATCGAAACCGATCCCGTAAAGAGGGAGATGATCCAGAGAACGCTGGCCGAATCAGAAGCATCAATTGCCATTGCTTCAAGCACAACTGATGCTGTTGCCATTGCAGAATCGAGCAGCAGCCTTCGCCTGATTATCTGTCGCATGCACGGCGTAAACATCGATGGCCTGGAGCTTACAAGGTACCTGCGAGCACAGCCCCGCGACAACAAATTAACGATCCTGATTGTCGTTCCCGAGGAGTTGCTGAATCAGGCCGGCGAGGCCATCGAGGCCGGTGCCGATGATGTGCTCATAGAGCCATTTGAAGCTCGCGAATTGAGAATGCTGACGGACTTTTTTCCATCCCGAAGACACCGCCGTATCGATGCTGCCCACGCCGCGAACAACGGATGCCCGGAACCTGCGAAAGATTCTTTGAATGCAGCCCATTCTCCGGCGACAACGTCTTTCGTCCGTCCGTTTTTTGATACGCAGTCAATGAGGTACACCTTCCAGGCTTCGCCTGACCAGATTGAAGCATGGCTGACCGATGAACGTGTCACGCAAGTCACGCTCGACCGTATCATGACCTGTCCCGAATGCAATGCCGCACCAACATTTCGCTTCGGATGCAGCCATTGTGGTAGTGCAATGGTGACTCAGGACAATCTGATTCATCACTATGCCTGCGGACATGTCGGTCCGGAATCTCAGTTTGTGCATGGTCACTCTGACATTTCCTGTCCGAAATGTCGCCACAGCGGATTGGTTGCCGGTTCAGATTTTGAACTGACTGCTGGCGTCTTCAGATGCAATGACTGCACTCGCACGGTGAATGCGCTTTCTCTGATCGGACACTGTGTCTGCTGCAACCACAGATTTGATGCAAAGACAGCAACGATCGTTGATGTTCAGGGATTCTACGTCCACGGGATCCGCCCGATTCATCTGCGTACCGACTCCTCACCGGAGACCCGTCAAAACTGTGAGTCTGGAAAGGCTCAAACAACTTCACCACGTCGGGTCACGGTTTGA
- the coaD gene encoding pantetheine-phosphate adenylyltransferase — protein sequence MSATQGNASHAVYVGSFDPLTLGHLDIVRRAASVFERVTVGIGTNPDKRTLFTPLERVDLCQAALADFSNVEVSTFDGLAVEFVRQCGSRILLRGVRTLTDIDAEFTMSLTNRVLDEGIESVFLMSGDRFAHISSSLIKQIAGMAGSQARQRLQDFVPPEIITPLINKIQAARPV from the coding sequence ATGTCTGCAACTCAGGGGAACGCATCGCACGCTGTGTATGTCGGAAGTTTTGACCCCCTGACGCTGGGGCACCTCGATATCGTCAGACGGGCCGCAAGTGTTTTCGAAAGAGTCACCGTTGGGATTGGAACGAATCCGGACAAAAGGACCTTGTTTACTCCTCTGGAGCGAGTGGACCTCTGTCAGGCCGCACTGGCGGACTTTTCGAATGTTGAGGTGAGTACATTCGATGGCCTTGCGGTGGAGTTTGTGCGGCAGTGTGGTAGTCGGATTCTGCTACGGGGCGTGCGGACCCTGACGGATATCGACGCCGAATTCACGATGTCGCTGACGAATCGGGTTCTCGATGAGGGTATTGAATCCGTCTTTCTGATGTCCGGTGATCGATTCGCCCACATTTCAAGTTCACTGATCAAGCAGATTGCAGGAATGGCGGGATCCCAGGCTCGGCAGCGGTTGCAGGATTTTGTTCCTCCCGAGATCATCACTCCACTCATCAACAAGATTCAGGCCGCGAGACCAGTGTAG
- a CDS encoding 30S ribosomal protein S1: MVDRHLLREFSVEDSELDALMAASFPELSTDEDAIHGVYDDKAQAYGINEILTGTIVRVDNEEVVVDIGYKSEGVVQREEWEEEDPEPVVGEQIEVLLEEFEDSIGLIVLSMRKAKRIREWETIIQTHAEGDIVKGTVIRKIKGGLLINIGVNVFLPASQVDIRRPSDIADYIGQEIECMILKIDEARRNIVVSRRRLIEEEREKMKKALLSDLEVGQTRTGTVKNIADFGAFVDLGGIDGLLHITDMSWGRISHPTEMVKIDDEIEVMVLNIDYEKEKIALGLKQKSASPWANIGDKYPVNTKVSGEVVNVLSYGAFVKLEDGIEGLVHISEMSWTRRVNHPSELVAIGDKVEVMVLGINQDKQEISLGMKQTQPNPWDEVAAKYPPGSLVKGTVRNLTNYGAFVELQEGVDGLLHISDMSWTRKVSHANEMLKKGDVLECQILSVDEDRRRIALGLKQLTEDPWETRIPEKYAPGSLVTGKVTKITNFGVFVQLEDELEGLLHVSELADHKVDHPENLVSVGEDIEVRILRVDTADRKIGLSRRSEAEKAEDDATGTGEDASSETAGGAAKPREELKGGMGSSSGPLFSLGGGQPEEE; the protein is encoded by the coding sequence ATGGTCGATCGACATCTCCTCCGAGAATTTTCCGTTGAAGACAGCGAACTCGACGCGCTGATGGCAGCGTCGTTCCCCGAACTTTCTACCGATGAAGACGCAATTCATGGCGTCTACGATGACAAGGCTCAGGCCTACGGCATTAACGAAATCCTGACGGGAACCATCGTTCGCGTCGATAACGAAGAAGTCGTCGTTGACATCGGTTACAAGAGTGAAGGTGTCGTTCAGCGCGAAGAATGGGAAGAGGAAGATCCCGAGCCAGTCGTCGGCGAGCAAATTGAAGTTCTGCTGGAAGAATTTGAAGACTCGATCGGCCTGATCGTCCTGTCCATGCGGAAAGCCAAGCGCATCCGCGAATGGGAAACAATCATCCAGACGCATGCCGAAGGCGACATCGTCAAAGGCACGGTCATTCGCAAGATCAAGGGTGGTCTTCTCATCAATATCGGCGTCAATGTCTTCCTGCCAGCAAGCCAGGTTGACATTCGTCGCCCATCCGATATCGCTGACTACATTGGTCAGGAAATCGAATGCATGATTCTGAAGATCGACGAAGCTCGTCGAAATATTGTCGTTTCTCGCCGTCGCCTGATCGAAGAAGAACGCGAGAAAATGAAGAAGGCCCTCCTGTCCGATCTGGAGGTCGGTCAGACTCGCACGGGTACCGTCAAGAACATCGCCGACTTTGGTGCATTCGTCGATCTCGGCGGTATTGACGGGCTGTTGCACATTACCGACATGAGTTGGGGACGAATTAGCCACCCAACGGAAATGGTCAAGATCGATGACGAAATCGAAGTCATGGTCCTGAACATTGATTATGAAAAAGAAAAGATCGCACTGGGGCTGAAGCAAAAATCTGCAAGCCCATGGGCAAACATTGGCGACAAATATCCTGTCAACACCAAGGTATCTGGCGAAGTCGTCAACGTGCTTTCCTACGGTGCCTTCGTGAAACTGGAAGATGGCATTGAGGGTCTTGTTCACATCAGCGAAATGTCATGGACACGCCGTGTGAACCATCCAAGTGAGCTGGTTGCCATCGGTGACAAAGTGGAAGTCATGGTCCTGGGGATCAATCAGGACAAGCAGGAAATCTCGCTGGGTATGAAGCAAACCCAGCCAAACCCATGGGACGAAGTTGCCGCAAAGTACCCACCAGGCAGCCTGGTCAAAGGCACCGTTCGCAACCTCACCAACTACGGTGCGTTTGTTGAACTGCAGGAAGGCGTCGACGGACTTCTGCACATCAGCGACATGTCCTGGACCCGCAAGGTGTCGCATGCCAATGAGATGCTGAAGAAAGGCGACGTGCTGGAGTGTCAGATTCTTTCGGTCGATGAAGATCGGCGACGTATCGCTCTCGGACTGAAGCAACTGACAGAAGACCCATGGGAAACACGCATTCCCGAAAAATACGCCCCCGGCAGCCTTGTCACGGGCAAAGTCACGAAGATTACCAACTTCGGAGTCTTTGTTCAGCTGGAAGATGAACTCGAAGGCCTGCTCCACGTTTCCGAACTCGCCGATCACAAGGTCGACCATCCGGAAAACCTGGTCAGTGTCGGCGAAGATATCGAAGTGCGTATCCTGCGAGTAGATACAGCTGACCGTAAGATTGGGCTGAGCCGACGATCTGAAGCAGAAAAGGCTGAAGACGATGCCACCGGAACTGGCGAAGACGCTTCATCGGAAACAGCCGGTGGTGCAGCTAAGCCGCGTGAAGAACTGAAGGGGGGCATGGGTTCCTCTTCAGGACCACTGTTCAGCCTGGGCGGCGGGCAGCCTGAAGAAGAATAG
- a CDS encoding Hsp20/alpha crystallin family protein, translated as MSEFLPIPSDSSLPDQEQSGQPESNERPQLLFNPPIDIYETADGLVLYADLPGVTADDLELQVQDNRLTLFGRVKRKNPDNAVLLHQEYEIGDFVRSFILSDHVDHERIHAKLNHGVLRVELPRAERARPRKIEVSS; from the coding sequence ATGAGCGAGTTTCTACCAATTCCTTCAGATTCCAGTCTTCCGGATCAGGAGCAGTCAGGGCAACCTGAGTCGAACGAACGCCCCCAACTGCTCTTTAATCCTCCGATCGACATCTACGAAACCGCTGACGGACTCGTTCTTTATGCTGACCTGCCCGGGGTGACCGCCGACGATCTCGAACTTCAGGTGCAGGACAACCGGTTGACTCTGTTCGGCCGCGTGAAGCGAAAAAATCCGGACAATGCAGTCCTGCTGCATCAGGAGTACGAAATTGGCGATTTCGTCCGATCCTTCATCCTGAGCGACCATGTTGATCACGAACGCATTCATGCCAAACTGAACCATGGCGTGCTCCGCGTCGAGCTTCCCCGTGCCGAAAGAGCGCGGCCACGAAAGATCGAAGTGTCTTCCTGA